One Numenius arquata chromosome 13, bNumArq3.hap1.1, whole genome shotgun sequence genomic region harbors:
- the LOC141471518 gene encoding haptoglobin-like — MGSSVLLIAGLAWAVLETSTATEWSCAKPAEIEHGYVEHLIKYRCNPYYQLRGSADGTYKCDEDHAWVSPEAGKEVPVCEPVCGKPKNPPSQMQRIIGGLLARKGSFPWQGRLVTRHNLTVGATLIGDQWLLTTGKNVYLNHSENAKPEEIAPTLQLFLGSQKQPALDIERVVLHPGYPETVDLALLKLKQKVILGEEVMPICLPQKDYVRPGRVGYVSGWGRGATFAFPNMLKYVMLPVAEGEKCRQYYEARNKSYWVQPILSNDTFCVGMSELREDTCYGDAGGAFAVQDPDDDTWYVAGILSYDKTCTASKYGVYVDVQRVLDWVKETVAAA; from the exons ATGGG ATCTTCAGTGCTGCTGATTGCTGGCCtggcctgggctgtgctggagactTCAACTGCCACCG AGTGGAGCTGTGCAAAGCCTGCGGAGATTGAACATGGCTACGTGGAGCACCTGATCAAGTACCGCTGCAACCCATACTACCAGCTGCGCGGCTCTGCTGATG GCACATACAAGTGTGATGAGGATCATGCGTGGGTGAGCCCTGAAGCTGGCAAGGAGGTGCCCGTCTGCGAGCCAg TGTGTGGGAAGCCGAAGAACCCCCCCAGTCAGATGCAGCGCATCATTGGGGGCCTGCTTGCTAGGAAGGGCAGCTTCCCTTGGCAGGGCCGGCTGGTGACCCGCCACAACCTCACCGTGGGGGCCACGCTCATTGGTGACCAGTGGCTGCTGACCACGGGCAAGAATGTCTACCTGAACCACAGTGAGAATGCCAAGCCAGAGGAGATTGCCCCTACGCTGCAGCTCTTCCTGGGCAGCCAGAAGCAGCCTGCCTTGGACATCGAGCGCGTGGTGCTGCACCCTGGCTACCCAGAGACTGTGGATCTGGCCCTGCTGAAGCTCAAGCAGAAGGTGATCCTCGGCGAGGAGGTGATGCccatctgcctgccccagaaggaCTACGTGCGCCCAGGGCGGGTGGGTTATGTCTCAGGCTGGGGCCGTGGCGCCACCTTTGCCTTTCCCAACATGCTGAAGTACGTGATGCTGCCTGTGGCAGAGGGCGAGAAGTGCAGGCAGTACTACGAGGCACGGAATAAGTCCTACTGGGTCCAGCCCATCCTCAGCAATGACACCTTCTGTGTGGGCATGAGTGAGCTGCGGGAGGATACGTGCTATGGGGATGCCGGTGGTGCCTTCGCCGTGCAGGACCCCGATGATGACACCTGGTATGTGGCTGGCATCCTCAGCTATGACAAGACCTGTACAGCCTCCAAGTATGGTGTATATGTGGACGTGCAGCGTGTCCTGGACTGGGTCAAGGAGACGGTGGCGGCTGCCTGA
- the DHX38 gene encoding pre-mRNA-splicing factor ATP-dependent RNA helicase PRP16, whose product MAMAEESEESLHRLAGTSPDAEAGGLVLRKRSAAAEQHIFKAPAPRASLLGLDVLAAQKRREREEEAAGGKRSRVSSYKDWEEGRDEAGSPEEDDDDEETNRSSRSARKDRHYRSVHVETPSYTGGVSEEFWERSRQRERERREHGVFASSKEEKERKKERSRDRDHDRKRDREERDRSRHSSRSERDGSSERSSRRSEPESPRHRPKDAATPSRSSWEEDDSGYSGARRSQWESPSPTPSYRDSERSHRASSLRDTDRRERDRSVRSRYLDKTPLPTPSYKYNEWADDRRHLGSTPRLSRGRGRRADGEEGIAFETEEERQQWEDDQRQADRDWYMMDEGYDEFHNPLAYSSEEYVKKREQHLHKQKQKRISAQRRQINEDNERWETNRMLTSGVVHRIEVDEDFEEDNSAKVHLLVHNLVPPFLDGRIVFTKQPEPVIPVKDATSDLAIIARKGSQLVRKHREQKERKRAQHKHWELAGTKLGDIMGIKKEEEKDEMVTEDGKVDYKTEQKFAEHMKEKSEASSEFAKKKSILEQRQYLPIFAVQQELLSILRDNSIVIVVGETGSGKTTQLTQYLHEDGYTDYGMIGCTQPRRVAAMSVAKRVSEEMGVRLGEEVGYAIRFEDCTSEKTVIKYMTDGILLRESLREADLDNYSAIIMDEAHERSLNTDVLFGLLREVVARRSDLKLVVTSATMDADKFASFFGNVPIFHIPGRTFPVDILFSKTPQEDYVEAAVKQALQVHLSGAPGDILVFMPGQEDIEVTSEQIVEHLEELEKAPALAVLPIYSQLPSDLQAKIFQKAPDGVRKCIVATNIAETSLTVDGIMFVIDSGYCKLKVFNPRIGMDALQIYPISQANANQRAGRAGRTGPGHCFRLYTQSAYKNELLTTTVPEIQRTNLANVVLLLKSLGVQDLLQFHFMDPPPEDNMLNSMYQLWILGALDNTGGLTSTGRLMVEFPLDPALSKMLIVSCDMGCSSEILLIVSMLSVPAIFYRPKGREEESDQVREKFAVPESDHLTYLNVYLQWKNNSFSTLWCNQHFIHAKAMRKVREVRAQLKDIMVQQRMSLASCGTDWDVVRKCICAAYFHQAAKLKGIGEYVNIRTGMPCHLHPTSSLFGMGYTPDYIVYHELVMTTKEYMQCVTAVDGEWLAELGPMFYSIKHAGKSRQENRRRAKEEVSAMEEEMALAEEQLRARREEQERRNPLGSTRSTKIYTPGRKEQGEPLTPRRTPARFGL is encoded by the exons ATGGCCATGGCGGAGGAGAGCGAGGAGTCGCTTCACCGGCTGGCGGGGACGAGCCCGGACGCCGAGGCCGGCGGGCTGGTCCTGCGGAAGCGGAGCGCCGCCGCCGAGCAGCACATCTTTAAGGCACCGGCGCCACGGGCCTCCTTGCTGGGCCTGGACGTATTGGCGGCCCAGAAGCGACGGGAACGCGAGGAGGAGGCAGCCGGTGGAAAGCGATCCCGGGTCTCCTCCTACAAGGACTGGGAAGAGGGCCGTGACGAGGCGGGAAGCCccgaggaggatgatgatgatgaggagacCAATCGGAGCAGCCGGAGTGCTCGCAAGGACAG GCATTACCGTTCTGTCCATGTGGAAACACCGTCCTACACAGGGGGTGTCAGTGAGGAGTTTTGGGAACGCAGCCGACAGCGGGAAAGGGAACGTCGGGAACATGGTGTTTTTGCCTCctccaaggaggagaaggaacgAAAGAAGGAACGCAGTAGGGATCGGGACCATGATCGTAAACGGGACCGTG aggaGCGGGACAGAAGTCGTCACAGCAGCAGATCAGAAAGAGATGGCTCATCAGAgcggagcagcaggaggagcgaACCAGAGAGTCCCAGACATCGGCCCAAAG ATGCAGCTACGCCGTCTCGCTCCAGCTGGGAGGAAGATGATAGTGGCTACAGCGGTGCCCGCCGCTCACAGTGGGAATCTCCATCACCCACTCCTTCCTATCGAGACTCAGAGCGCAGCCACCGGGCATCATCGCTGCGGGACACTGACCGGAGAGAGCGGGACAG GTCTGTGAGGAGCAGGTACTTGGATAAGACGCCATTGCCCACCCCGTCTTATAAATACAATGAGTGGGCTGACGACCGAAGACACCTGGGGTCCACGCCGCGGCTGTCAAGAGGGAGAG GGCGGCGTGCGGATGGGGAGGAGGGCATCGCCTTTGAGACGGAGGAGGAGCGGCAGCAGTGGGAGGACGACCAGCGG caagCTGACCGGGACTGGTACATGATGGATGAGGGCTACGACGAGTTTCACAACCCCTTGGCCTACTCCTCTGAGGAGTACGTGAAGAAGCGGGAGCAGCACTTgcacaagcagaagcagaagcgcATCTCGGCACAGCGGCGGCAGATCAATGAG GATAATGAGCGCTGGGAGACGAATCGCATGCTGACCAGTGGTGTCGTTCATCGGATTGAAGTGGACGAAGATTTTGAGGAGGATAACTCCGCTAAAGTGCATCTGTTGGTGCACAACCTCGTGCCCCCTTTCTTAGATGGACGGATTGTCTTCACCAAGCAG CCAGAGCCAGTCATCCCTGTCAAGGATGCCACCTCAGATTTGGCCATCATAGCCCGGAAAGGCAGCCAACTGGTGCGGAAGCACAGGGAGCAAAAGGAGCGTAAGAGG GCTCAGCAtaagcactgggagctggcaggcaCAAAACTGGGAGACATTATGGGGatcaagaaagaggaggagaaagacgAGATGGTGACAGAAGATGGCAAAGTGGATTACAA GACTGAGCAGAAGTTTGCtgaacacatgaaagaaaaaagtgaagccaGCAGCGAGTTTGCCAAGAAGAAATCAATCCTGGAGCAGAGACAATACCTGCCCATCTTTGctgtgcagcaggagctgctctccatcctcag agaCAACAGCATTGTGATTGTGGTGGGGGAGACAGGGAGTGGGAAGACAACTCAGCTGACGCAGTACCTCCATGAGGATGGCTACACAGACTACGGCATGATTGGCTGCACCCAGCCCCGCAGAGTGGCGGCAATGTCAGTTGCCAAGCGGGTCAGTGAAGAGATGGGGGTGCGTCTGGGAGAGGAG GTGGGCTATGCCATCCGCTTTGAGGACTGCACGTCTGAGAAAACGGTGATCAAATACATGACGGATGGGATCCTTCTTCGTGAGTCACTGCGAGAGGCTGACCTGGACAACTACAGCGCTATCATCATGGATGAGGCACACGAGCGCTCACTCAATACTGACGTGCTCTTTGGCCTGCTTCGGGAG GTGGTGGCCCGGCGCTCAGATCTGAAGCTTGTTGTCACCTCGGCCACCATGGATGCAGATAAATTTGCATCCTTCTTTGGGAACGTTCCTATTTTCCACATTCCTGGGCGCACTTTCCCTGTTGATATTCTTTTCAGCAAG ACCCCACAAGAGGATTACGTGGAGGCTGCAGTGAAACAAGCTCTGCAGGTCCATTTGTCTGGTGCTCCTGGGGACATCCTCGTCTTCATGCCTGGCCAGGAGGACATAGAG GTGACCTCAGAGCAAATTGTGGAGCACCTTGAGGAGCTGGAGAAGGCGCCTGCTCTTGCTGTACTGCCTATCTATTCTCAGCTACCATCGGACTTGCAGGCCAAGATCTTCCAGAAG GCTCCGGATGGGGTCAGGAAGTGCATTGTTGCCACTAACATTGCGGAGACCTCACTGACAGTGGACGGCATCATGTTTGTGATTGACTCTGGCTACTGCAAGCTGAAG GTTTTCAACCCCCGTATAGGCATGGATGCACTGCAGATCTACCCCATCAGTCAAGCCAATGCCAATCAGAGGGCAGGCCGAGCTGGACGAACAGGCCCAGGCCACTGCTTCAG GCTCTACACCCAGAGCGCGTACAAGAATGAGCTGCTGACAACCACAGTGCCTGAGATCCAGCGCACCAACCTTGCCAATGTAGTGCTTTTGCTCAAGTCCTTGGGTGTGCAGGACCTGCTGCAGTTCCACTTCATGGATCCGCCTCCTGAGGACAACATGCTGAACTCCATGTACCAGCTGTGGATCCTGGGTGCTCTGGATAACACAG GTGGTCTGACCTCAACAGGACGTCTCATGGTGGAGTTCCCACTGGATCCTGCACTCTCCAAAATGCTCATCGTCTCCTGTGACATGGGTTGCAGCTCTGAGATCTTGCTCATTGTCTCCATGTTGTCTGTGCCTGCCATCTTTTATCGGCCTAAG GGCCGAGAGGAGGAGAGTGACCAAGTGCGGGAGAAATTTGCTGTTCCAGAGAGTGATCACTTAACGTACCTGAATGTTTACCTGCAGTGGAAGAACAACAGCTTTTCTACACTGTGGTGCAACCAGCACTTTATCCATGCCAAGGCCATGCGGAAG GTGCGGGAGGTGCGTGCCCAGCTCAAGGACATTATGGTGCAGCAGCGGATGAGCTTAGCATCCTGTGGTACTGACTGGGATGTTGTCAGGAAGTGCATCTGTGCTGCCTATTTCCATCAGGCTGCAAAGCTGAAG GGCATTGGGGAGTATGTGAACATCCGTACGGGCATGCCCTGCCACCTGCACCCCACGAGCTCTCTGTTTGGCATGGGCTACACACCGGACTACATTGTCTATCATGAGCTGGTCATGACCACCAAG GAATACATGCAGTGTGTCACTGCTGTGGACGGAGAgtggctggcagagctgggcccCATGTTCTACAGTATCAAGCATGCTGGCAAATCACGTCAG GAGAACCGCCGCCGTGCCAAGGAGGAAGTGTCTGCCATGGAGGAAGAGATGGCTTTGGCTGAGGAGCAGCTGCGTGCCCGTCGGGAGGAGCAGGAGCGCCGTAACCCACTGGGCAGCACAAG ATCTACTAAAATCTACACTCCTGGGCGGAAAGAGCAGGGAGAACCCCTGACACCACGACGCACCCCAGCCCGCTTTGGCCTCTAA
- the DHODH gene encoding dihydroorotate dehydrogenase (quinone), mitochondrial encodes MAVPLRGRLRALAAALGGCGLLLGSALATGDERLYTAAVMPALRVFPPETAHGLAIRAAAFGLLPSARPDDPALEVRVLGQRFRNPVGLAAGFDKQGEAVDGLYKMGFGFVEVGTVTPKPQEGNPRPRVFRLVEDEAVINRYGFNSHGHAAVERRLRARQETQLRLTGAGMPLGVNLGKNKNSTDAAADYVAGVRTLGPLADYLVVNVSSPNTPGLRDLQGKAELRDLLTKVLAERDALPFERKPAVLVKIAPDLTTQDKQDIASIICELGVDGLIVSNTTVSRPNSLRSRQRTEPGGLSGKPLRELSTQTIREMYSLTQGRVPIIGVGGVSSGRDALEKIRAGASLVQMYTALVYHGPPVVGAVKRELEELLREQGFENVMEAVGADHRS; translated from the exons ATGGCGGTACCGCTGCGC GGGCGGCTGCGAGCGctggcggcggcgctgggcggatgcgggctgctgctgggctcggCGCTGGCGACGGGCGACGAGCGGCTCTACACGGCGGCAGTGATGCCCGCGCTCCGCGTCTTTCCCCCCGAGACCGCCCACGGCCTGGCCATACGTGCCGCCGCCTTCGGGCTGCTGCCCTCCGCCCGTCCCGACGACCCCGCGTTG gagGTGCGAGTCCTCGGCCAGCGTTTCCGCAACCCGGTGGGCCTGGCAGCTGGCTTCGACAAGCAGGGCGAGGCTGTGGACGGGCTGTACAAGATGGGTTTTGGCTTTGTGGAAGTAGGGACCGTCACACCCAAGCCCCAGGAGGGGAACCCCAGACCCAGGGTCTTCCGGCTGGTGGAGGACGAGGCGGTCATTAACAG GTATGGGTTCAACAGCCATGGCCATGCTGCAGTGGAACGCAGGCTGCGGGCCCGCCAGGAGACACAGCTCAGGCTCACTGGTG CGGGGATGCCCCTTGGAGTCAACTTGGGCAAGAACAAAAATTCTACCGATGCTGCAGCTGACTACGTGGCTGGGGTCCGGACGCTGGGCCCTTTGGCTGACTACCTGGTTGTGAATGTGTCCAGCCCAAACACCCCAGGGCTGCGGGACCTGCAGGGCAAGGCTgagctgcgggacctgctgaccAAG GTGCTGGCGGAGAGGGATGCGCTGCCCTTTGAGCGCAAGCCAGCTGTGCTGGTGAAGATTGCTCCTGACCTCACCACACAGGACAAGCAGGACATCGCTAGCATCATCTGTGAG CTAGGTGTGGACGGGCTGATTGTCAGCAACACCACCGTCAGCCGTCCCAACAGCCTCCGGAGCAGGCAGCGCACAGAGCCCGGGGGCCTCAGCGGGAAGCCCCTGCGGGAGCTCTCCACGCAGACCATCAGGGAGATGTACTCCCTCACCCAAG GCCGGGTGCCCATCATCGGGGTGGGTGGGGTGAGCAGCGGGCGTGACGCCCTGGAGAAGATCCGTGCTGGAGCCTCGCTCGTGCAGATGTACACAGCGCTCGTGTACCATGGGCCACCGGTGGTGGGGGCGGTGAAGCGGGAactggaggagctgctgag GGAGCAGGGATTCGAGAACGTCATGGAAGCAGTTGGAGCAGATCACCGGTCCTGA